The Helianthus annuus cultivar XRQ/B chromosome 15, HanXRQr2.0-SUNRISE, whole genome shotgun sequence genomic sequence AAGGTCATCGTTGGACCCAATCAAAGCACCAGAATGAGTTGGTTGATGATCGGAATCCTCCATAGAAACTCTGATTCAAGAGGGTTGGAGAAATGTGTGCTGAGAGTTGTTGATTTTGGCTAGGGTTTTCATGACGTTCCCGGTATTGAACCGGAGAAATGTGTACCCATAGGTTAGACCATGAGGgcatggggcgtgggttgggggaaaacacTCAAGCCACCATCCCGGGTGGGTTTgagttggggcgtggcccttggggcttgggtttgaagCCGTGCATGGGGCGAGTTAGCGCTCTGATGTGACGACCTCCTATTCGCTTTGTTGGCCATGTTATAGCGAGGTGTTtgagtttgaattttaaattgtaaccgtttggccaagccaaacggTCACCCCAACCCCCAACAGTTAACATCCCCTATAAATACAAccccaaccccaccggctaccccaACCCAAACCATCGCTGTCCAACCCCAACCCCACTTGATCCCACGAACCCGCTACCCCAACTCGAAGAAGATGGCCTCTTGGACCCACGAAGAAGAGTTAGCTCTTGTCACAAGCTtcgttgacgctatgaaggggCGACAACCCGTCCAAACACGATATTGGCCGGAAGCCTTCGCAAgctaccgacataacgtcggaCACGACCGGCACAACTTAAACgtgtgccaacataaatggcgcgagctacggcccaagctcgatCGTTTCAAGGCCTACTACGAAGCCGTTTCGAGcggcgagttaagccacgaggaccgggtggcggtggcgaacattgAGTTTCGGGGCAAGAAGCGAAGGCCATTCGACAAGCTCGCGTTTTTTGAAATTTACCTAACgctctagttttttttttattttgtaatcgtttttaggtttttttttttttgtaatttttaggtgtttttttgtaatcgtttttagttttttttattttgtaatcaataaaattttaggtttttttaatgttgtgtgtatttttttaattttttgtaatttttttttaataaactgccaagccacgcccccaacccaagccccgccatacctcacggacacgtcactcaccgGTGGGGGGGCTCcaactccacgtgtcaactcacgccctcaacccaagccccaccataccccacggtcttttTACCAAGTACACATGGGTTCAGTTCCGGATACCCTTTTTTTTTACTGAAATCCATACCCTATGTGAACGGTGTTTCTTACAGGTAGGGTACTAGGTACTGTTCTAAGTTTTTGTTTTCGGAGTTTTTGTTTGGGGAATTCTATTCCCACACCTTCTTATCTATCTACACACTTTGTCTTTTTCAATACGTATCGTATATGATGCGTATTGGTTCAAAAGTCAAAACTGCATGTGTCAGTTCTTGTCTGGCGGCTGACtttttcaatacgcatcgtataggcctatacgggtcgCATTGCTTTAGTTTTTTTTACaaagttttttatatatttaatcatagttttaataaagtttaataaaagaattcttttattttttaaacaaaaaacatttttaaaaatttattatGTCGTATAGGTTTGGTACATGTTTATTATACTATACTATCTATGTTATAACCGTATTATATACTACactttttttttacatatttttataaacatttaatcatagttttaacaaagttaaataatagaattcttttattttttaaacaaaaaacatttttaaaaatttatcatgCGTGTAGGTTTGGTACATGTTTATTATACTATACTATCTATGTTATAATCGTATTATATACTACACTTTTTTTAATTTCTACTTACAAGTAAAACATTTAAAATAACTAAGTTATAAAACATTTTTTATACCTTATAAAACAGGAAAAAAACATGAATTTTGAAGTTTTTATACCTCATCTATCTACACTATACTACATTATACATGGTactcttaaaaaaaattaagaaagtttttatttaaaaaaataatattttttagaaactttgttaaaaccataaacaaatgtataaaaaaatttgtaaaaaaaaacctTAACCAATATGACCCGTATAGGCATATAAGATACGTATTATATCCCCGAAATTACTGAAATACCCCTGTTTTTttgataaattcaggggtataTTTGAGAAATTCAGAGTTTAATACgcatcatataggcctatacgatgcgtattaatctGCTATACGATACaacataggcctatacgatcgtaTATGGCATAATAAGAAAATTTGTTTTTATCGTGTTTTCCTCGGTTCGACGCGTATACGTGTCGTTTTTTGTCGAACTTTCGCATATTTTGTCGTTTTATGACGTATACCTTCAACATACGTCGTTTCGGTGATGTTCAGTTTAATACgcatcatataggcctatacgatgcgtattaatttgcacacgggtcttactacTAGTAAAAGAAGAAAAGATGAATAGTGTTATACTACCCCGATGCTGTTTTAcaagttcatcaatttttttgtcttttattcTATTTCGTCATTTAATGTAAACTTTTTCATTTACAACGCATTAGTTTTAGCTATTGTATTTTTTTCTTTAACGTTAACTAAATTACTTTTCTACCCCTAAATAGTTTTTTTAACGAACACGTTATTGCCGTTTTagacatatttttaatttttttttctttactaTAACGAGTGTGGCAAAGGTTTTTttagtttaatatttttttaacgaACACGCCGATACTCTTTTGAAcatattttttaacttttttttttgctaTAACAAGCGCGCTGAAACCGACCAAGTTTCTATCGTTTCTTTTTTGTTTACCTTATTTTTACCTTTGTTATTTACTATATCGTTTtaccttttattattattattttgatgttcAGAGCCGAGTTACAACGCAAACAACATAACCAATTAATATATCATTTTAATcaattttataaatttatttatcAGTTGTAATGGTGTGCTATACGTCCTTAATTCCATCTGACCCTAGTTGTTGTTTAATCAATAAATTTGTTTCTTACTATACACAATGAATTTATTATCATCACTTATAATTTAAAATCGTGTATGTAAGTAATTAAATAATTGATTTCAAACTTCCATCCATACACACGTTAGTGTCATCACTAAGGCTAGACGGTATGAACCCGTCCTCAGCCCGTCTTTGATCCGGCGCCGCCTACAGCCCATcccgcccccccccccctctccccCACCGTCGAGCTCCGTCCCCGTCTTCAACGTCGAGGAAAGGACGTTCAGGACGATCCTCCAATGTGGGCCccctttgtttgtttgtttgtttgtttgtttgtgttagtGACTTGTACATTAGGCTTCAATACTTGTACATAGGGCAtataaactaaaaataaaaaataaaaaaaagtggtggggtaggatcatcctccCATACTCTCTAGTGACCATCCTTGAAAGGACTATGACGTGACGCCTGCTTGACGGATCATCCTCCCTtagaggaccatcaccatacccccTAGCCTGATATAAATAGTTTAAATTGAATAGTGTAACAAACGACTAAACTGATGGGTAAATAATCGAGCAACCATGTAATTTAACCTCAATTTAAGACATTTAAAAAAATCTATGAtgtattttatataataacaaaagaTGAAAGCTCTTAAGAACAGTCCCGGTTTTCCAGTTTTCTACATCTACACCTACCGGTTAGTTTCTTTATCATCCTGCAGTCTTCCATGTTTGTGCCAGTAGCCTTGTGCAAAAAGAGGACCAGAGAAGTGAAGTGGTTCACTTCCTTCACATATCCACCACACCAGAAGCCTCCGCTTGGCATTCCGGTCATGGTACAAAAGATGAAAGCTCTTAAGAACAGTCCCGGTTTTCCAGTTTTCTACACCTAACCTACCGGTTAGTTTCTTTATCATCCTGCAGTCTTCCATGTTTGTGCCAGTAGCCTTGTGCAAAAAGAGGACCAGAGAAGTGAAGCGGTTCACTTCCTTCACATATCCACCACACCAGAAGCCTCCGCTTGGCATTCCGGTCATGGTCACTGAAAACTTCTCTCCTGCTTTCTGCGACACGCGAGATCACTAGCACTGCACCTCTTTTCTTCTCCGGCAAAATCCAACGACTTCAAGCCGTATGATGAAATCTGCCTTACCGTATGGCTGTTGGTTGTTTGAAGACCGACAGGCGGTAGAGAGAGGGAAAGGAACACCCGGCATAACTCCGGCGACGTGGACGGTTGTCCGATTTGTCCTGCATGCCCCGTTTCCGGCAAGATCTGGTACATTGGAGGTCGATCTCGAGTCAAGTGGTTGTTGGGGGTACGTTACCGGAACCGTCCATATCGCCGGTGACAGGAATGCAACTAGATCTGAAGACGGGCTGGAAGACTGATTTTGGGTCTCCGACCCCGTACGGAATTGTCGACCCTCTTTCTCTCTCCAGGTCTCAAATGTGTTATATGCAATTGCAATTTGCAATGAAAGAAAATGAGTTGTAAACGAAATGTTGCCTTTTCTTCTGTCGCAACCATCTCCGCTGGAGGTCATGACTTACGACTACTATGGCCGAAGACGATTGATCTGAAAAGAATAATAAAACGGTAGAAAAAGTAAATAGAATTTTGGAAAGAGGTGAATGTGTGCCACGTGAAAACTCAGCTATAATAATTCTCTTGAAGTTTTATCAGTTTTTCTTTTTACCTTATCTATTTTTCTTTTCCATAATAGTTTTTATTTTAGTACATTTCTTGGAGTGGGCCAGATTTCTATTTCTATTTAATACATTCTTGAACTGTGTACTTAACATATGAATTGACGATAAACTTACAACTTATATTGCagtttaaaaaaactaaaaaaattgacCCCCTTTAACATGCATCTTATATTCCAAGAGGCTATCATGTGTTCTTAAATAGTTAAATGACTTAGATTgtcttaatatatttttaacacatTATGGTAAAAATTTCATACAATACTACTACTTTTTacatataaataataatatacgcttttagcataactcttattcgtATGAAACTTTTGTGTTTCGGTTCGAATCAAATTCATACTAACTTAGATACCGGTATCGATATTATCGGAACTAGCACCGATATTACTTTTATGGTTTCGCTCGGTGTAAAAACATGTCGTTATTGTATTGGGCATAGCGGCTATGTAATTTAGGTTTTCCCATTTTTGTTTCTACATCGAATGTCGGTACTATACCGATACCGTAATGAACTAAACCAAACTGATACAAACCAAGatcccgccgcgaagcgcgggaGAATCCAACTAGTTTATATAATAACAAAGGATGAAAGGTCTTAGGAACAGTCCCGGTTCTCCAGTCTTTGACACCTACATCTGCCGGTCAGTGTCTTTATCATCCTCCAATTTTCCACAGTTCGCTATATCAAAACATATAGCATGTTTGTGCCAGTAGCCTTGTGAAAAAAGAGAACCAGAGAAAAACTTATCTCCTGCTCTATGCGACACGCGAGATCACCGGCACCGCACCTCTTTTCTTCTCCTGCCAAATCCAATTACTTCAAGCCGGATGATGAAATCTGCCTTAATCGTATGGCTGTTGGTTGTTTGAAGACCGACAGGCGGCAGACAGAGGGAAAGGAACAGCCGGCATGACTACGGCGAAGTCGACGGTTGTCCGATTTGTCCTGCATGTCCCGTTTTCGGCCAGATCTGGTACATTGGAGGTCGATCTCGAGTCAAGTGGTTGTTGGGGGTACTGCTGCAACTAAACAAAGAAGCCCCTTGCCTGAAACCATTGGCCTAAGAACCTTAAGATGGCGATCGTGATGGGGAAGATACTCGGcgaaaacaaaaaaagaaaagaaatgaaaACACAAGATCTGATGGGTATTTGAAACAAGAGAGATGGTGTGTTAGATGAGATTTAACCTTCATTcaatcaaaattcaaaaagaagCGAAATTAAGCAAGAAAACAAACGTAGAGAGAGAATGGTTGATTTGTTGTGtaccaaaaagaaaaagaagagagaaTTTCAGAAATCTGAAAATTAAATGGCAAGAGTTAAATTATTTGAAAATGCTATGACAAGTTATATGTTATTATTTTTGTATGGCAAGAGTTAAATTATTTGAAAATGCTATGACAGGTTATATGttattatttttgtaaataaaggAAATGTAATTAGCCCATATCTTTCTCGATAAATGATAAGgctaataaattaatattttatatatttatttgccATTTAGTCACAAAAATATATTTGAAAAGCTGCAACTTACTAAAAGGAAGTTAGAATTAATTGAGTTAGTTTCTATGGTTTGtccaaagtaacatacttagttactaatagtttaaaatcacattttatggtattaacttttcattttgtaccgtttggaggtattaacgttatttataggtttaaaaccacattctattagtacctaagtatgttattttttgcaaaccacagggaccaactaCGTTAATACCCTAGAaattaatacctccaaacgttacaaaatgaaaagttaataccctaaaaagtgattttaaactattagtacctaaatatgttattttgtgcaaaccacgaggactaactatgtaattaactcgaATTAATTTGACGGTTGATTAATTAAAGTTTAAGATGCTTAAATATTACTTATATCTAAAGGCGAGCACTTATTTATTGTTAAAAGAAAGATCGAAGTTAAAAAATTTAGAATGAGAGAGATGACCAGATTTTAATGTAAGACATGTAATCACGTAACTGTTTTGCTTTTTGGGTTTTACAGCCTCCGCTTGTCCCGTTTCTATAGTTATAGAATCTTCGTTGTTAAAAAAATCTAatctaaaataataaaatattactaaAGTTATAGTTCAATTTACCAAAGCGAAGCTTATAAGAGCCGCCGTTGTAGATGATGGCTTCGTCACCGTCTACCTTAGCAACAGAAATGGGAGCTAATAGAAACTATATTCAAAGATCCAAGACTCAAATTGTTGGATCAAATTGTTTGCTTCAAAGATACTTTCAATTAGATAAACAGGGGAAACATGGTGTGAATATTTATTGAAATATGAATTATATATTTCACGTGACTCTAATTATGAATCAGTGGAATGCAACTCATAATAATTTTAGAATATTGTAAAAGACGAACACGCTCTGTTATTATCGTTAACtaaattttaaaattattatCTAATGCATCCATATATGATTCTTTAACCCTATATATGTGTATTTCTGATTATAATCTAACTTTAGTTGCTTAAAAATAGAGTTTTTCTTTGGTAAAGTACACTACATATGTATCAGTACCTTGATGAATCAAACGCCTCTAAATGAGCATTGCTACCGATATACCGATCAATTTTTTTTCCAGTTTGATAGATGTAAACCACATGCTGACATCATTTTGAACGCATCACTGGCTTCTTAATtagtttttttcttttgttttctctttCGATTGCGATAGTGGATGTTGGTATTGTTACGAACAAAAAAACTCTACGACCCGGATTCCCGCCGCGTGACGGCGGGGAATCCCACTAGTTTGGTACAACTCTTGATTTATAAACAACTTCTCATCTATCATTTTATTCCTATTGTGATATTAATGAAATATTCGATTAACATAATTTTTAATAACATAAATTCTACGTATCTAATATTTAATTATAacctaatatttaatatttattaattagttgaatttaatattttcattttttttattttttactttaatAATAATTACTGCTCGAGCCAGGTCGGGCAGTATGTCGCATCAGAACATGTAACATAAGAAGGGTTATTTTGGTTCAAGTCAAAACAGTTTCGGATCAAAATAGCTTACGATCTAATATGtcaaataatatttaatatttataatAGTTGAAgttaatattttaattttaaatcttttattcATTTTTCTTTTAATAAAACGTATCGTATTATTGGTCTGGTCTGATATGGTCAGGGTGGACAACATGTCGTGTTAGAGCAGATCAcataaaaaagggttagtttggTTCAACTCAAAACGGTTTCAAGTCCCTAATTTTGTTTAATTAATGTCCtaattttaaatttcttttatttatttttttcttctAATAATACGTTTGGCATTTAATAATACGTATTGTATTagttgggttgggttggataGCAAGTCGCCTAAGAATTGATCACATAAAAGGGTTAATTTAATTTCGAGTCGAAACGGGTATCAGGTCAAAATAGTTTCGGGCCTGAACATGTCATATAATATTTGAAATTTATTAATTAGTTGAATTTATagatataatttttatttataacataatatataatattcatttataacataatatataatattcATTGTTCATTGATTTGTTgaattttaaatttcttttatttatttttcgtTTAATAATACGTCTGGTAGTTAAAAATATGTATTCGTTTTTCTTTTAGTAATACATTTTGCATTTAATAATACGTATTGATCCAGTCAGATCGGGTTTAGCATGTCGCATTAGAGCATACCACATAAAAAGGTTATTTTGGTTTGAGTCAAAACGGGTTTGGATCAAAACAGTTTCAGGTCAGAACAATTCacataatatttaatatttatgaATTAGTTGAATTTgataatttaattttaattttttttatttatttttcttttaataaCATGTTTGGTAATTAGTAATACGTATTCGTCGAGTCAGTTATACATGTCAAAACTCAGCAAACACTACAACACGGCTCAATTGTTAGAATAACTTTACCCAAACAATTTTAACTTATAGTAAAGGAACAAGAAAAAACTAATGGAACTTGAAAAGAAACTCGAAGACAATAAAGGATACAAAACACCTAAAACTTGATTAATATTCAGAGTTTCCCTAAAAACTTAATCATTCGGAGAAGACATTTGGATTTTAGCTGAAGCAAAAGGTCCCATTCATTACATGTATGATTGTATGTTTTCAGTCAATACATTAAGTAGATCGATTTATTCCACATAATTTTTTAGTTTGATCAAGGTGGCTAATTATATAGCTTTCATATCTCAGTTGATCCGACATAGGCCTTGTTGTTTTCCGGCATTCAAGTactgtgtatatatataattaattctTTTTATAAAGTTCTATATATACACACTGCTAGAAGAATGTAGAAATAATTATGCTTATGAGCATCTCCACAATTGGTTCCTGCACATTAATTGGTATCAAATTccattattaattttttattaaacAAAGTACCAGCATGTAAGTTGACCACTTTGTCATGGTAAATAAAAAACTAAAGTGTTACTTATTCCCTAAGGAGATATTACATGAAAGAAACAACATGAATTGTTGCACATATATATTATATTACACAGCAGTAATCAAATGTTGTTTGGCTTCAAGCCTTAGATCTTGTTTCATCTTCCTTATGAACTCCTCTATTTTCATATTTAACTCTTCTGTATCCATATCTACACATGAACTGCACTCAGCTTGTTCCTCtccatcatcttcttgatcacTGTCCCTCTCATCGTTAGTGTCTTCCTTCGGTTCTTGTTCTTGTTCATACTCTTGGACACCGATGTTTCCTTCAACAAGTGGCGCGTCAAGCGAGAGAATATGTTCGATATTATTATGTTCCTTCAAACCAAAAATATCAATATTCTTGGTGATGAAAGTGAGAATAGTGGTGCAAAGGAGGAAGATATATTTTTTCTCAAAGGTGTGTGTGAATAATGGGAGCACAAATGCTGACAAGTAGTAGTAGTTGTAAGAGGTGAAGGTGAGAATGAGAGCCACAGGAAGGAGGAGGAGAAGGTGTAACTGTAATGACATGCTCTTCAACAACACCTTATAGAATTTGTGACCACCTTGAgtgttttgttcattttcttccaTTATATA encodes the following:
- the LOC110914794 gene encoding uncharacterized protein LOC110914794, with the protein product MEENEQNTQGGHKFYKVLLKSMSLQLHLLLLLPVALILTFTSYNYYYLSAFVLPLFTHTFEKKYIFLLCTTILTFITKNIDIFGLKEHNNIEHILSLDAPLVEGNIGVQEYEQEQEPKEDTNDERDSDQEDDGEEQAECSSCVDMDTEELNMKIEEFIRKMKQDLRLEAKQHLITAV